The following are encoded in a window of Candidatus Microthrix parvicella Bio17-1 genomic DNA:
- a CDS encoding ferredoxin, producing MHVWIDQDLCTGDGLCEEIAPEVFFAQDDGLYYVKESAKNFGTEKKFDGDTNPAGPDGQARIPDGEIESVIEAAEECPGECIFIEVE from the coding sequence ATGCACGTATGGATTGACCAGGACCTGTGCACCGGCGACGGCCTGTGTGAGGAGATTGCCCCAGAGGTGTTCTTCGCGCAGGACGACGGCCTCTACTACGTGAAGGAGTCGGCGAAAAACTTCGGCACCGAGAAGAAGTTTGACGGTGACACCAACCCCGCCGGTCCCGATGGTCAGGCCCGAATCCCCGATGGGGAGATCGAAAGCGTCATCGAGGCCGCCGAGGAGTGCCCCGGCGAGTGCATCTTCATCGAGGTCGAGTAG
- a CDS encoding flavodoxin family protein: MPDFSQLSALFLNCSLEYDPADSHTGRLMSRSAGIMKTEGASVETVHALEHVIPHGMYPDLTEFGRPRDDWPLIQAKIMAADIFVMGTPIWLGVKSSVATLAVERMYASSGETNDKGQYLYYGKTAGCIVTGNEDGVKACSMDILYAMSHIGYTIPPQADCGWIGEVGPGPSYGDVVEGSDTPTGFDSDFTNRNCTFMTWNLMHTAAMLRANGGIPTDGNRAEDYQNFTNAADQSPEPIG; encoded by the coding sequence ATGCCCGACTTTTCCCAACTCAGCGCCCTGTTTCTCAACTGCTCGCTGGAGTACGACCCCGCCGACTCCCACACCGGACGGTTGATGAGTCGTTCGGCGGGAATCATGAAGACCGAAGGGGCGTCGGTCGAGACCGTCCATGCCCTCGAACACGTCATCCCCCACGGGATGTACCCGGACCTCACCGAATTTGGCCGGCCACGAGACGACTGGCCTCTGATCCAGGCAAAAATCATGGCCGCCGACATCTTCGTCATGGGCACGCCGATCTGGCTGGGCGTGAAGTCCAGCGTGGCCACCCTGGCCGTCGAGCGCATGTACGCCTCGAGTGGCGAGACCAATGACAAGGGCCAGTACCTGTACTACGGCAAGACCGCCGGTTGCATCGTCACCGGCAACGAGGACGGGGTGAAGGCGTGCTCAATGGACATTCTCTACGCCATGTCCCACATCGGCTACACGATTCCGCCGCAGGCCGACTGCGGCTGGATCGGCGAAGTGGGGCCGGGCCCCAGCTACGGGGACGTCGTCGAGGGTTCAGACACGCCAACCGGTTTCGACAGCGACTTCACCAACCGGAACTGCACGTTCATGACGTGGAACCTGATGCACACTGCCGCCATGTTGCGTGCCAACGGCGGTATCCCCACCGACGGCAACCGCGCCGAGGATTATCAGAACTTCACGAACGCCGCCGACCAGTCACCTGAACCGATCGGCTGA
- a CDS encoding aldo/keto reductase, with amino-acid sequence MTPSMEQRTLGDGGPKVSIIGLGTAALGRPLYINETHCEDLAGAADPESLEARAGEVFDAALAGGVTYFDTARSYGLGERFLGHWLGRLGASDRVSVGSKWGYTYVADWDPDATTHEVKNHSHTALRRQLGETRAELCDHLGIYQIHSVTPDSPVLDDGAVIAALGELRATGVRVGLTTSGPDQADVIRRALKVEANGTPLFSTVQATWNLLERSAGPALAEAHDAGLGVIVKEALANGRLAGAGNRADVAHLTGWPPDAVALAAAASQPWADVVLSGAATVEHLQSNLLATKVMLDGDPTLALGGDAPIEPERYWAERSQRPWT; translated from the coding sequence ATGACCCCCTCGATGGAGCAGCGCACGCTGGGTGACGGCGGCCCGAAGGTTTCGATCATCGGCTTGGGAACCGCCGCCCTCGGTCGACCGCTGTACATCAACGAGACCCACTGCGAAGACCTGGCGGGCGCTGCCGATCCAGAGTCGCTCGAGGCAAGGGCGGGCGAGGTTTTCGACGCCGCGCTGGCGGGTGGCGTCACCTACTTCGACACCGCCCGCTCCTACGGTCTGGGCGAGCGCTTCCTCGGCCACTGGCTCGGGCGGCTGGGCGCCTCCGATCGGGTGAGCGTCGGTTCGAAGTGGGGCTACACCTACGTGGCCGACTGGGACCCTGACGCCACCACTCACGAGGTGAAGAACCACTCCCACACGGCCCTGCGGCGACAACTCGGCGAGACCCGCGCCGAGTTGTGCGACCATCTCGGCATCTACCAGATCCACTCGGTGACCCCGGACTCGCCGGTCCTCGACGACGGCGCCGTGATCGCTGCGCTGGGCGAGTTGCGGGCCACCGGGGTGCGCGTCGGCCTGACCACCAGCGGACCCGACCAGGCCGACGTCATCCGACGCGCCCTCAAGGTGGAGGCGAACGGCACCCCGCTGTTCTCGACGGTGCAGGCAACGTGGAACCTCTTGGAACGCTCGGCAGGACCGGCGCTGGCCGAGGCACACGACGCCGGGTTGGGCGTGATCGTCAAGGAGGCCCTGGCCAACGGCCGCCTGGCCGGTGCTGGTAACCGGGCCGACGTCGCCCACCTCACGGGTTGGCCGCCCGACGCGGTGGCACTGGCGGCTGCCGCCTCCCAACCGTGGGCCGACGTGGTACTCAGTGGAGCGGCCACCGTTGAACACCTGCAGTCCAACCTGCTGGCCACCAAGGTGATGCTGGACGGCGACCCGACGTTGGCCCTTGGAGGCGACGCCCCGATCGAGCCTGAGCGCTACTGGGCCGAACGCTCCCAACGTCCCTGGACCTAG
- a CDS encoding nuclease-related domain-containing protein has product MEDTHFGGDEVRRLSGEPRTSTIAASGHNQATGGLIGRRKRVYGNDMLYVTAPDGSKIGRVNLETGRVTMDQAILRDMLDRFVKDWRATHMGAQPPSGGDRSDTTGSLQDDRPLVTPAPPADADTAGVSAQNMYNRKSARELAKKQQIVAADARWRQEAKAARPVMGRLAAALTAKPKITPESQTTANWRVGAEGERLVGEVLKGVRGIEVLHDRLIPGSRANIDHLVVGPSGVFVIDAKKYTGKLEARDVGGMFRHDPRLYVKGRDRTKLVDGVRHQIEVVRTTLGDEFAGVAIRGVLCFIGVEWPLLRRPQRVKGVVVVWPQGLPKVVTSGRPLNDRVVDVATHLRTRLRPAGG; this is encoded by the coding sequence GTGGAAGACACACATTTCGGCGGGGATGAGGTACGACGGCTGAGCGGCGAACCTCGCACTTCAACGATCGCTGCGTCCGGTCACAACCAGGCAACCGGTGGGCTGATCGGCAGGCGCAAGCGCGTCTACGGCAACGACATGCTGTACGTCACCGCACCCGACGGGTCCAAGATCGGACGAGTGAATCTGGAAACCGGTCGGGTCACGATGGACCAAGCCATCCTGCGCGACATGTTGGACCGCTTCGTTAAGGACTGGCGGGCCACCCACATGGGAGCGCAACCGCCATCCGGTGGCGACCGCAGCGACACTACCGGCTCACTCCAAGATGATCGTCCCCTCGTTACGCCCGCGCCCCCGGCGGATGCCGATACCGCCGGCGTATCGGCCCAGAACATGTACAACCGCAAATCTGCTCGGGAACTGGCCAAAAAGCAGCAGATCGTGGCCGCCGATGCCCGATGGCGCCAAGAGGCCAAGGCAGCGCGTCCCGTGATGGGTCGCCTGGCGGCCGCGCTGACCGCCAAGCCAAAGATCACACCGGAGTCGCAGACCACGGCCAACTGGAGGGTGGGCGCCGAGGGCGAACGGCTCGTCGGTGAGGTACTCAAGGGCGTGCGAGGCATCGAGGTGCTGCACGACCGCCTCATCCCGGGCAGCCGGGCCAACATCGACCACCTGGTTGTCGGCCCGTCAGGCGTCTTCGTCATCGACGCCAAGAAGTACACGGGCAAGCTGGAGGCCCGAGACGTCGGTGGCATGTTCCGTCACGACCCGAGGCTTTACGTCAAGGGCCGTGACCGCACCAAACTGGTCGACGGGGTGCGCCACCAGATCGAGGTGGTTCGCACCACCCTCGGTGACGAATTCGCAGGCGTGGCGATCCGGGGCGTGCTGTGCTTCATCGGCGTCGAATGGCCCCTACTCCGCCGGCCCCAGCGGGTCAAGGGTGTGGTCGTCGTCTGGCCCCAGGGTCTCCCAAAGGTCGTCACCTCCGGTAGACCCTTGAACGACCGGGTGGTCGATGTGGCAACGCACCTTCGCACCCGGCTTCGTCCGGCAGGTGGGTAG
- a CDS encoding glycoside hydrolase family 1 protein codes for MKRSDFGDDFTWGVASAAFQIEGAPSADGKAPSIWDELTRTGKIAGEGGDQGIDFYNRYPEDIEMIKDLGFGANRISLSWPRLMGTGRERLNPKGADFYDRVIDATLEAGMEPWVTVHHWDIPLALWQEGGWTRRGIVEDFARFAEVCAERFGDRVKKWMVFNEPASVAGHLVLGLYGRKGLHPNTTLRSVHHINLACAEAGRRMRAALPEDAEIGTTNVMSVAYPYEPTDERTARRKRAIEALAIDMHLDPAGGLGYPFEANRLLNLMKRHIEDGDLESARFEYDFMGVQCYGPLVALRKLPVVGAVPTMTVPGAEARVSSAIGIPQDADALLWTFRKYANHPVAKRMVVTEGGFGGQDRLEPDGRVRDDIRIWVYRRNLEAVLAAKAEGINVDGYFAWSYADNVEWVLGRSPRFGIVYTDYDNDYRRIPKDSAKWFQRLLTTDAGVD; via the coding sequence GTGAAGCGAAGCGATTTCGGCGACGACTTCACCTGGGGTGTGGCCTCAGCGGCCTTTCAGATCGAAGGTGCACCCTCCGCTGACGGTAAGGCACCGTCGATCTGGGATGAGCTGACCCGCACCGGCAAGATCGCCGGCGAGGGGGGCGATCAGGGCATCGACTTCTACAACCGGTATCCCGAGGACATCGAGATGATCAAGGACCTCGGCTTCGGTGCCAACCGCATCTCGCTGTCGTGGCCACGCCTGATGGGTACCGGGCGTGAGCGGCTGAACCCGAAGGGCGCCGACTTCTACGACCGGGTCATCGACGCCACCCTGGAAGCGGGCATGGAGCCATGGGTGACCGTCCACCACTGGGACATTCCGCTGGCCTTGTGGCAGGAGGGCGGCTGGACCCGCCGAGGCATCGTCGAGGACTTCGCCCGATTCGCCGAGGTGTGCGCCGAACGGTTTGGCGACCGGGTCAAGAAATGGATGGTGTTTAACGAACCTGCCAGCGTCGCTGGACACCTGGTGCTGGGGCTGTACGGCCGAAAGGGCCTCCACCCCAACACCACGCTGCGCAGCGTGCACCACATCAACCTGGCCTGCGCCGAAGCCGGACGTCGGATGCGGGCCGCGTTGCCCGAGGACGCTGAGATCGGCACGACCAACGTCATGTCGGTCGCCTACCCCTACGAGCCAACCGACGAGCGCACCGCCCGCCGCAAGCGGGCGATCGAGGCCCTGGCCATCGACATGCACCTCGACCCTGCCGGTGGGCTGGGCTACCCGTTCGAGGCCAACCGGCTGCTCAACTTGATGAAGCGCCACATCGAGGACGGCGACCTGGAATCGGCCCGCTTCGAGTACGACTTCATGGGTGTGCAGTGTTACGGGCCGTTGGTGGCGCTGCGCAAGTTGCCCGTCGTCGGGGCGGTGCCGACGATGACGGTGCCCGGTGCAGAGGCGAGGGTTTCCTCTGCCATCGGCATTCCTCAGGACGCCGACGCGTTGCTGTGGACGTTCCGCAAGTACGCCAACCACCCGGTGGCCAAACGGATGGTGGTAACCGAGGGTGGGTTTGGCGGCCAGGATCGTTTGGAGCCGGACGGCCGGGTGCGCGACGACATTCGTATCTGGGTGTATCGCCGCAACCTCGAGGCGGTGTTGGCCGCAAAGGCCGAGGGCATCAACGTTGACGGCTACTTCGCTTGGTCCTATGCGGACAACGTCGAGTGGGTGCTGGGCCGCAGCCCCCGCTTCGGCATCGTCTACACCGACTACGACAACGACTACCGCCGTATCCCCAAGGACTCGGCCAAGTGGTTTCAGCGTCTGCTGACAACCGACGCCGGCGTCGACTGA
- a CDS encoding YccF domain-containing protein has translation MKTLGNILWFVFAGLWLALGYALAGLVLCITIIGIPFGVQAFKLAAFTLWPFGKTVVASPEGGCLEVGANVVWLVLVGWELFLAHLAAGVLLCITIIGFPFGIQAFKLSALSLWPFGRSIVPIDSLSPDAVVTHSVPT, from the coding sequence GTGAAGACTCTTGGCAACATTCTGTGGTTCGTCTTCGCCGGCCTCTGGCTGGCCTTGGGGTACGCACTGGCGGGGCTGGTGCTGTGCATCACCATCATCGGCATTCCGTTTGGCGTGCAGGCGTTCAAGTTGGCGGCATTCACCCTGTGGCCCTTTGGAAAGACCGTCGTGGCCAGCCCCGAGGGCGGCTGCCTCGAGGTGGGAGCAAACGTTGTATGGCTGGTCCTGGTCGGCTGGGAGTTGTTCCTGGCCCACCTCGCCGCCGGTGTGCTGCTGTGCATCACCATCATCGGGTTTCCGTTCGGGATCCAGGCGTTCAAGCTGAGCGCATTGTCACTGTGGCCCTTCGGCCGGTCGATCGTGCCCATCGACTCGCTGTCGCCCGACGCCGTCGTCACCCATTCCGTGCCCACATAG
- the hutI gene encoding imidazolonepropionase, translating into MTAESLVIDNIGSLITNDPALGRGSLGIVENACVVIADDVVVAVGPAGAVADRRIDAGGACVLPGFVDSHTHLVFAGDRSEEFTARMDGRPYDGGGIQVTTDATRATSTARLDALVRERLAEAHRAGTTTIEIKSGYGLTVDDEVRSVDIARAHTSEATFLGAHLLPREYAGRADDYIALVCNDMLCRVAGTAKWVDAFCETGAFDADQCRAVLDAGRAAGLGLRLHGNQLGHGPGVQLAVECGCASVDHCTYLTDADIDALAGGETVATFLPATDFSTRQPYPDARRVLDAGATVALASNCNPGSSYTTSISFCIALAVREMHMTIDEAIAAVTTGGAAALRREDVGRLSPGSAGHAVILDAPSHHHLAYRPGVPLIRQTIGPLSSRALPLCGHGMGDDGVGRQRVDGHDRPAEGPQ; encoded by the coding sequence ATGACCGCTGAATCGCTGGTGATCGACAACATCGGATCGCTGATCACCAACGACCCGGCGTTGGGCCGTGGGTCACTCGGCATAGTCGAGAACGCCTGTGTCGTCATTGCCGACGACGTGGTCGTCGCTGTCGGGCCGGCCGGCGCGGTCGCAGACCGTCGCATCGACGCCGGAGGTGCGTGCGTGCTGCCCGGCTTCGTCGACTCGCACACCCACCTGGTGTTCGCCGGGGATCGGTCGGAGGAGTTCACCGCCCGGATGGACGGGCGGCCCTATGATGGCGGTGGCATCCAGGTCACCACCGACGCCACCCGGGCCACCTCCACCGCGAGGCTCGATGCGCTGGTTCGAGAACGTTTGGCCGAGGCCCATCGGGCGGGCACCACCACCATCGAGATCAAGTCGGGCTACGGGCTCACCGTCGATGACGAAGTCCGCTCGGTCGACATCGCCCGTGCCCACACCTCGGAGGCGACGTTCCTTGGCGCTCACCTGCTGCCTCGGGAGTACGCCGGGCGCGCCGACGACTACATCGCTCTGGTGTGCAACGACATGCTCTGCCGGGTGGCCGGCACGGCCAAGTGGGTGGACGCATTCTGCGAGACCGGGGCGTTCGATGCCGACCAGTGCCGGGCGGTGCTCGACGCAGGCCGGGCGGCGGGGCTGGGCCTGCGGCTGCACGGCAACCAGCTGGGCCACGGCCCGGGCGTGCAACTGGCGGTCGAGTGCGGGTGCGCATCGGTCGACCACTGCACGTATCTCACCGACGCCGACATCGATGCGCTGGCGGGCGGCGAGACGGTTGCGACGTTCTTGCCCGCCACCGATTTCTCCACCCGCCAGCCCTATCCCGACGCCCGCCGGGTGCTCGACGCCGGCGCCACCGTGGCGCTGGCCTCCAACTGCAACCCCGGGTCCAGCTACACCACGTCCATCTCGTTCTGCATCGCCTTGGCGGTGCGGGAGATGCACATGACGATCGACGAGGCCATCGCAGCAGTCACCACCGGCGGGGCCGCAGCTCTGCGCCGAGAAGACGTTGGTCGGCTTTCACCGGGTTCGGCCGGGCATGCCGTGATACTCGATGCCCCGAGCCACCACCATCTCGCCTATCGCCCGGGTGTGCCGCTGATCCGTCAGACGATCGGCCCGCTCTCCAGCCGGGCGCTACCCCTATGTGGGCACGGAATGGGTGACGACGGCGTCGGGCGACAGCGAGTCGATGGGCACGATCGACCGGCCGAAGGGCCACAGTGA
- a CDS encoding amidohydrolase family protein codes for MSAVGAGRYHCDLAVIDGTVQTSVSIEVVDGRFTSITQGSAPGPGATRLPGLTLPGLANAHSHAFHRALRSRTQAGGGTFWTWRDVMYRAAARLQPDSYHRLARATFAEMALAGVTSVGEFHYLHHRTDGGRYDNPNAMGEALLAAAAEAGIRITLLDTMYLHGGLGDAPSTSSSPSDGSTHNGSPQTGGYLPPNDAQLRFSDGSGDRWVERVDDLRVIDPTTQRVGAAVHSVRAVDPRAMTAVAAWAAAAGAPLHAHASEQTAENEACLAHHGVTPVAVFSEAGALGPRFSAVHATHLSETDIALLAAAGATVAMCPTTERDLGDGIGPTHRFGAEGIAMSLGTDSHASIDLLEEARALELNERLRSHRRGNHAASDLLEMASRNGHRSLGWDDAGTIVVGARADLVTLALDSVRTAGAPTYSAVEVAMFAASAADVTHVVVDGRVVVADRRHATIDVPAELQASIARLFE; via the coding sequence ATGAGCGCAGTCGGCGCCGGGCGCTACCACTGCGACTTGGCGGTGATCGACGGAACGGTCCAGACGTCGGTGTCGATCGAGGTGGTCGACGGCAGGTTCACGTCGATCACCCAGGGTTCCGCGCCCGGTCCTGGGGCCACCCGTTTGCCGGGCCTCACGCTGCCGGGCTTGGCCAATGCTCACAGCCACGCCTTTCACCGCGCCTTACGATCTCGCACCCAGGCCGGAGGCGGCACGTTCTGGACGTGGCGTGACGTGATGTATCGGGCGGCCGCCCGGCTGCAGCCCGACAGCTACCACCGCCTGGCCCGGGCAACGTTCGCCGAGATGGCGCTGGCCGGCGTCACCTCCGTGGGCGAGTTCCACTATCTGCATCACCGCACCGACGGCGGCCGCTACGACAATCCCAACGCCATGGGGGAGGCACTTCTGGCGGCCGCCGCCGAGGCGGGGATCCGCATCACGTTGCTCGACACCATGTACCTGCACGGTGGCCTGGGCGATGCCCCCTCAACGAGCAGCTCCCCAAGCGACGGCTCCACTCACAACGGGTCCCCACAAACAGGTGGCTACCTCCCACCCAACGACGCCCAGCTGAGGTTCAGCGACGGCAGCGGCGACCGCTGGGTCGAACGCGTCGATGACCTGCGCGTCATCGACCCCACCACCCAGCGGGTCGGTGCGGCCGTCCATTCGGTGCGGGCTGTCGATCCTCGAGCGATGACGGCGGTCGCAGCATGGGCAGCGGCAGCAGGGGCACCGCTGCACGCACACGCGTCCGAACAAACCGCCGAGAACGAGGCGTGTCTCGCCCACCACGGTGTCACGCCAGTGGCCGTCTTCTCCGAGGCCGGCGCACTGGGCCCCCGGTTCAGCGCGGTACACGCCACCCACCTCAGCGAAACCGACATCGCACTGCTGGCCGCAGCGGGTGCCACCGTGGCGATGTGCCCCACCACCGAACGGGACCTGGGCGACGGCATCGGCCCCACCCACCGATTCGGCGCCGAGGGCATCGCAATGAGCCTTGGTACCGACTCTCACGCCTCGATCGACCTGTTGGAGGAGGCGCGGGCACTGGAGCTGAACGAGCGGCTGCGCAGCCATCGCAGGGGGAACCACGCGGCATCCGACCTGCTGGAGATGGCGTCCCGAAACGGTCATCGCAGTCTGGGCTGGGACGATGCGGGCACGATTGTCGTTGGGGCGCGCGCCGACCTGGTGACACTGGCGCTGGACTCGGTGCGCACCGCCGGCGCGCCGACATATTCGGCGGTTGAGGTGGCGATGTTTGCCGCGTCGGCAGCGGACGTGACCCACGTCGTTGTCGACGGACGGGTCGTCGTGGCCGACAGGCGCCACGCCACCATCGATGTCCCCGCCGAACTTCAGGCGTCGATCGCCCGGTTGTTCGAATGA
- a CDS encoding carboxymuconolactone decarboxylase family protein produces MEQRLDMWQLAPEAFKAVLALETCARKGVEPKLFELIKIRASMLNGCAYCVDMHTTDALKGGEDLRRIVAVSAWHESPYFSELERAVLDLTDAVTRLGEDGVSDQIWESASEHLNELELTNVVMAIAVINVWNRVAVTAHTPAAPLAVG; encoded by the coding sequence ATGGAACAACGGCTCGATATGTGGCAGCTGGCGCCGGAGGCGTTCAAAGCGGTGTTGGCACTCGAGACCTGCGCCAGGAAGGGCGTCGAGCCGAAGTTGTTCGAGCTGATCAAGATCCGGGCGTCCATGCTCAACGGTTGTGCCTATTGCGTCGACATGCACACCACCGATGCGTTGAAGGGCGGCGAGGATCTGCGTCGGATCGTGGCCGTTTCGGCATGGCACGAGTCGCCGTACTTCTCAGAGTTGGAGCGCGCCGTGCTCGACCTGACCGACGCGGTGACCCGGTTGGGCGAGGACGGAGTGAGCGATCAGATCTGGGAGTCCGCAAGCGAGCATCTGAACGAACTCGAACTCACCAACGTGGTCATGGCCATTGCGGTCATCAACGTGTGGAACCGCGTCGCGGTGACCGCCCACACCCCTGCTGCGCCGTTGGCGGTTGGCTAG
- the def gene encoding peptide deformylase yields the protein MSIREVLSIGHPALREVAQDVPLAEVGSAQVQALIDDLVATMRHANGAGLAATQVGEPVRIAVMEVGDNPRYPYKPRIPLTVAINPVIEPLDDEQVVINEGCLSVPLRGEVRRHVNVRVRYLDRDGAEHDEVIRGLTAATWQHECDHLDGVLFIDKVDDPATLSTWDTYEAFHRDAFVERITAFVARVGS from the coding sequence GTGAGCATCCGAGAGGTGTTGTCGATCGGCCACCCGGCATTGCGCGAGGTGGCTCAGGACGTCCCGTTGGCCGAGGTGGGTTCGGCGCAGGTGCAGGCGTTGATCGACGATCTGGTCGCCACGATGCGCCACGCAAACGGCGCCGGCCTGGCCGCCACTCAGGTGGGCGAACCGGTGCGCATCGCCGTCATGGAGGTGGGCGACAACCCCCGGTACCCCTACAAGCCCCGCATCCCGTTGACCGTGGCGATCAACCCGGTGATCGAGCCGCTGGACGACGAGCAGGTCGTCATCAACGAGGGCTGTCTGTCGGTGCCGCTGCGGGGCGAGGTGCGGCGCCACGTCAACGTGCGGGTGCGCTACCTCGACCGTGACGGTGCCGAGCACGACGAGGTGATTCGGGGCCTCACCGCCGCCACCTGGCAACACGAGTGCGACCACCTCGACGGTGTCCTGTTCATCGACAAGGTGGACGACCCGGCCACGCTCAGCACGTGGGACACCTATGAAGCGTTTCACCGGGACGCGTTCGTCGAGCGCATCACCGCCTTCGTCGCCAGGGTTGGCTCGTGA
- a CDS encoding phytanoyl-CoA dioxygenase family protein, translated as MSVQPGDRNHAVEGHWEVEGDYDADGAVCVRGAFTPEQVGWATEAIDENLSALSPRAKRASADGDGAFIEDFCNWNRLPAMERFIKESPGAEIAAQLTGSDTIRLYHDHVLVKEPGTKQHTPWHQDQPYYNVDGVQNASMWFPVDPVARSATLEFIAGSHRGPWYMPRTFLDDEAKWFPDGALAELPDFSAEPERWRVLGWELEPGDAVFFNMLTVHGAGGVSGVNRRRVLSVRFLGDDMAHAPRRWTTSPPFDGLDAEIPDGAPMDHPLFPMLWTRADGLVANA; from the coding sequence ATGAGCGTCCAACCGGGCGATCGCAACCACGCGGTCGAGGGTCACTGGGAGGTTGAGGGCGACTACGACGCCGACGGCGCCGTCTGCGTCCGAGGCGCCTTCACCCCTGAGCAGGTGGGCTGGGCCACCGAGGCAATCGATGAAAATCTCTCGGCGCTATCGCCGCGGGCCAAGCGAGCCTCGGCCGACGGCGACGGCGCTTTCATCGAGGACTTCTGCAACTGGAATCGGCTGCCCGCCATGGAGCGCTTCATCAAGGAGTCCCCCGGGGCCGAGATCGCAGCCCAGCTGACCGGGTCCGACACGATCCGGCTGTACCACGACCACGTGCTGGTCAAGGAGCCGGGCACCAAACAACACACCCCCTGGCATCAGGATCAGCCCTACTACAACGTCGACGGAGTTCAGAATGCGTCGATGTGGTTTCCGGTCGACCCGGTGGCTCGATCAGCAACGCTGGAGTTCATCGCGGGCAGCCACCGAGGCCCCTGGTACATGCCGCGGACCTTTCTCGATGACGAGGCCAAGTGGTTTCCCGACGGCGCCCTCGCCGAACTGCCCGACTTTTCCGCCGAACCCGAGCGCTGGCGGGTGCTGGGCTGGGAACTCGAACCGGGCGATGCGGTGTTCTTCAACATGTTGACCGTGCACGGCGCCGGCGGCGTGTCCGGCGTCAACCGACGTCGGGTGCTGTCGGTGAGGTTCCTGGGCGACGACATGGCGCACGCCCCCAGGCGCTGGACCACCTCGCCCCCATTCGATGGCCTTGACGCCGAGATCCCCGACGGTGCGCCGATGGACCACCCGCTGTTCCCGATGCTCTGGACCCGCGCCGACGGACTCGTCGCAAACGCGTGA